A segment of the Homoserinimonas aerilata genome:
ACGATGCCGCGGCCGATCGAGTCGTCACCGATGATCGCGAAGGGGCCGACCGGGATGGGCCCGCCGAACTCGTCGGCCATCGCCGTGATCACGCACGGGATCTCCTCGCCGCGTGCCGCCCAGGCGGTCGCATAGGTGGAGTGCGTGTGCACGACCCCGCCGACCTCGGGCATGTTGCGGTAGACGTAGGCGTGGGCGGCCGTGTCGCTGGAGGGGCTGCGCTCGCTGCCGGGCGTTCCCGGCACGACCTCGCCGTCGAGCGTGCACAGGATCATGTTCTCGGGGGCCAGGTCGTCGTAGAGCACGCCGCTCGGCTTGATCACGAACAGCTCGGCGCCGGGCACGCGGCCGCTGACGTTGCCGCCCGTCCAGATGACCAGGCCGTAGCGGGTCAGCTCGGAGTGCAGCGCCGCGACCTCGTCGCGCGTCGCGGCGATCGCCGCCTCGACCTCAGGGGTGAAGGTGCTCATGCCAGGGCCTCCCGCCTGCGGCGCTTCAGCCGCTTCATCACATCGTTGGCGCCGCGACCGAAGTAGTCGTGCAGCAGCTCGTAGTCGGCATACAACTCGTCGTAGGCATCCGCCGCCGCCTCATTCGGCGTGTACGCGTCACGCGTGACCTTGCCCATGGCGGCGCCCGCAGCCCGCACATCGGGGTAGGCGCCCGCGGCGACCGCGGCATGGATGGCGGAGCCGAGCGCGGGGCCCTGCTCACTCGCGATCGTCGAGATCGGCATGCGCAGGATGTCACTGTACGTCTGCATGAGGAACGCGTTCTTGAGCAGACCACCGGCGACGACGAACTCCGTCACGGGCACGCCGCTCGCATTGAAGGTCTCCACGATCTTGCGGGTGCCGAACGCGGTCGCCTCGAGCAGCGCCCGGTAGACCTCCTCAGGCCGGGTCGTCAGCGTCGCGCCGACGACGACACCGCTGAGCTCGTGGTCGACGAGAACCGAGCGATTGCCGGAATGCCAGTCCAGGGCGACGAGGCCGTGGGCGCCGACGGGGTGCTCTGCGGCCAGATCGGTCAGATACTGGTGGATTGACTTGCCCGCAGCATCCGCCGCCTCGTGATGGCTCGCCGGAACCTGATTCTTGACGTACCAGGCGAAGATGTCGCCCACACCGGACTGCCCCGCCTCGTAGCCATACAGCCCGCTGACGATGCCGCCATCGACGACGCCGCACATTCCGGGGACCTCGGCGAGAACATCGGAGTTCATGACATGACAGGTGCTAGTGCCCATGATGGCGAGCATCTGGCCGGGCTCGACCGCCTGCGCGGCCGGGGCCGTCACATGCGCGTCGACGTTGCCGACCGCGACGGCGATGCCCTCGGGCAGGCCCGTCCAGGCGGCCGCCTGCGCGCTGAGAGTTCCGGCGGCGTCGCCCAGCTGGCCGATCTCGTGGGCGACCTTGTCGTCGGCAAAACCGGCGAATGCAGGGTTGAGCGCGCCCAGGAACTCGCGGCTCGGGTACTCGCCGTCCTGCCAGATGCCCTTGTAGCCGGCCGTGCAGGCGTTGCGCACGTAGCTGCCGGTGAGCTGCCACACGATCCAGTCGGCGGCCTCGACCCAGTGATCCATGCGCTCGTACAGCTCGGGCGCCTCCTCGAGCAGCTGCAGGCCCTTCGCGAACTCCCACTCGCTCGAGATGAGCCCGCCGTAGCGGGGCAGCCAGGCCTCGCCGCGCGCTGCAGCCAGCTCGTTGATGCGATCGGCCTGACCCTGCGCCGCGTGGTGCTTCCAGAGCTTCACGTAGGCGTGCGGGTTCGTCTCATACTCGGGCAGCTCGTTCAGCGGCGTGCCGTCGGCGAGAACCGGAAGGGGCGTGGATGCGGTGAAGTCCGTGCCGATGCCGATGACGCTGCTCGGGTCGATTCCGGCCTTGGCGACGGCCTCCGGCACGGCCGTCCTGAGCACGGCGACGTAGTCGGCCGGCACCTGCAGTGCCCACTCGGGAGGAAGGGTGGCGCCGGATGCCGCGAGCGTCGTGTCCATGACGGCGTGCGGGTAGTCGAGGGTGGCGGAGGCGAGCTCGGCCCCGTCGGAGACGCGCACGACGACCGCGCGACCGCTGAGGGTTCCGTAGTCGACGCCGATGACGTGACGCTCGGATGCCGACATGGCCGCAGCAGCGTTGTGCGTTACCGCTTGACTCACCGGCAGACTCCCTCGTCACTCACACATGTCGCATCCGCGACAGAAAACCTTGTCATGTGACCGTTCGTGTGACCGTTCACATTTGTGGGGCAATGCTAACCCTTTTTCACCCAGAAGTGTCAACCGGCGGATGATCACGATTCAGACACGTCTCTCCGTCACGCCATTCGCCACACCGCCGCGGTTTCCGCTGGACCACTCCGCCGCACCACTCCGCCGCACCACTGCGCGAGTTGCCCGCTTTCGCCCCTGATCTGCGTGATTTGAGGGCAGAAGTGGGCAACTCGAGAGAAGTCAGTCGCGATGAGGGCTTGCGAGGTGGGCGCTGGTCGAGCGACCCCGGTCAGCGAGGTCGGCGCTGGTCGAGCAGCCCAGGTCAGCGAGGAGGGGCGGTGGATGCGCGCAGCACCAGTTCGGGCGCGATCTGCTCATGCGTGGCCGTCGCGGTGCCCTCCAGCTCGTCGAGCAGAATCGCCATCGAGCGGCGGCCGATCTCCGCGAAGTCCTGCCGCACCGTCGTCAGCGGCGGCCAGAAATGTGCGGCATCCGGGACATCATCGAAGCCGATGACGCTGACATCCTCCGGAACCCGCACCCTGTGCTCATGGAAGGCGTGGATGACGCCCAGCGCCATCTGGTCGTTCGCACAGAACACTGCAGTGAAGTCGCGATTGCCCAGCAGCTCGAGGCCGGCGTGATAGCCGAACGCCGCAGTCCAGTCGCCGAGGATCGGGGGTCTCGTCGCCAGATCCGCCTCGCGCACCTCGTGCAGGAAGCCCCGCATCCGGGCATCCGCTTCGATCCAGTCCTGTGGCCCCGCCAGATGCTCGATCTCGGTGTGGCCGATATCTATGAGGTGCCGGGTGGCCATGCGCCCGCCCGAGAACTGGTCGACCGAGACACTGTGCGAGGAGTCGTGACGCGTCGAGTCGAGGGTCACGAACGGGATCGTCAGGCCCATGTCGCTGATCGCGTCGAACACGCGCAGCTGCGGCGCGATCACGATGATCGCCTCCACCGACTGTCGCCTCAGATGATCGAGGCCGGCCCGCAGCGCCTCGTAGTCGCTCGACGAGTTCGTGATCGTCACCCGATAGCCGGCCTCGCGCGCAGCGATCTCGATGGCGTGCACGCTCGTCGTCGGCCCATAGTGCGCCGTGTCCCCGGCGAGCACCCCTATCGTTCGGCTCCTGTTGGTGACGAGAGCCCTCGCGGCCTGGTTGGGTCGATAGCCGAGATCGTCGATCACGTCGATCACGCGCTGCCGCGTGCTCGGCTTGATGTTCGGGGAGTCGTTGAGCACGCGGGAGACCGTCTGGTACGAGACCCCTGCGAGACGCGCGACGTCGCGGATGTTCGGCGCGCGTACCTTCTCTGGCTCCATGGCTCTTCCCCGGTCGCGCGCCTCAGCGCCCAACCCGATGTGTACGGTCACATGCTGCGTGACGCCTCCATTATGCACGCCACCCGAGCACCGGTCCCGCGTGCGGTCGCGAGTCCACTCGGCCCGACGGCGCCTCACAGGGCCTCCGGCTCAGCGCAGTGTGTCGGAACTCGGTTCGGCGACGCGACCGGCCACGATGAGCGCGGCGAGCGCCAGAACAGCCGCGAACACGAACGTCGCCGCGAACGTCGTAGCACCGCCGAACACGGCGAATGCCGCCACGATGAGGCCCGTCGTCGCCAGCGCGAGAGCGGCGCCGAGCGAATCGGCGATCTGTACTGCGGCGCTGTTGAAGCCCTGGTTCTGAGGCGTCGAACGCGCGAGCGTCATGGTGCTCAGCCGCGGATACATGAGCCCCATGCCCCCGGCACCGAGGAGCCAGCCGAGCATGATGACGAGCGGCGACAGCAGCCAGGCGGCCGTCGCGACGGCGATGAGGATCCCCGCGAGAACGAGCGCCGAGCCGAGCCGCACCGACAGGACATCCGACAGCCGATCCCCCAGCCTGCCCTGCAGCCATGATGTTCCGGCCCAGGCGAGCGCCGATCCGGTGAGCGCGAGCCCCGCCAGCGCCGGGTCGAAACTGTACTCGTCGATCAGGAGATAGGGGATGTACACCTCGGCGCCGAAGAACGCCGCGGCGACGAAACCACGCACCAGGATCACCGTCGGGAGCCCGCGGCGAGCCGACAGGGTGCCCCGGGGCACCAGCGGGCGCAGCGCCAACAGAGCGACGACGACCGACACCAGCGCGATCACGGCAGCAGCAGCATCCGGTGCCTCCTGTGAGAGATTGAGGGCCAGCACGGCCGCCGCGGTCAGCACGGCCCACCCGATCCGGCCGAAGGCCCAGGGCTCCGGATGCTCCCGCTCGGCCTGCGGAGGAAGGCCCCGCACGGCAGGCACCATCAGAACGATCGCCCCCAACACGAGCCCCACGACGCCGAGGAACACCCAGTGCCACGACACGTACTGGGCCACGAGCCCCGCCAGAACGGGCCCCACGAGGGAGGGCACAACCCACGCCGCAGCGAAGCCGGCGAAGATCTTCTGGTGCAGGTCCGGCGGGTAGATGCGCGCCACGATCACATACAGTGCGACGCTGATCGCGCCGCCGCCGAAGCCCTGCACGAGGCGGCCCACCACGACCATGCCCATGGTCTGGGCCGTGCCGGCGAGCAGCAGTCCGAGAACGAAGAGCGCGCCCGAGACGTACATGGGCGCCGCCGGGCCGGAGCGATCAGACCAGTTGCCGCCCGCCACAAGACCGATCACACCCGCCGCGAGGGGCGCCGCGAACGCCAGCGCGTACAGGCTCGACCCGCCCAGGGCGGCGCTCACGACCGGCATGACGGTCGTCACGGCCAGGTTCTCGAAGGCGTTCAGAAAGACGAGGGCGAGCGCACCGATCGTCGTCCAAAGATACTGCGCGCCGAAGATCCCGGGCGCGCGATCGGGCGCAGAAGTCACCTGCTCACACTAGTCTTCCGGCGAGCCGGCGGCTCAGGAGAGCGGGTCGAGCGCCTGCAGCACATCGGCGAGCAGATCGCCGATGCTCTCGATGCCGACGGAGAGCCGGATGACGTTCTCCGGCACGGCCAGCTCGGTGCCCTTCACGGAGGCGTGCGTCATCTCGCTCGGGTAGCTGATGAGCGACTCGACGCCGCCCAGCGATTCGGCCAGCTGGAACAGCGACGTCGACTCTGCGAAGCGGCGCGCAGCATCCGGCCCGCCCTTCAGCGCGACCGAGAGCATGCCGCCGAAGTCGCGCATCTGCCGGGCCGCGATGTCGTGGCCGGGGTGCGATTCGAGGCCCGGGTAGAAGACCCGCTCGATCGCCGGATGCCCTTCAAGGGCCGATGCGATCGTGTGCGCGTTCTCGGAATGGCGGTCCATGCGCACGGCGAGCGTCTTGATGCCGCGCACGGTCAGCCACGACTCCATCGGTGAGGAGACGCCGCCCGCGCCGAACTGCAGGAACGCGACCTTCTCGGCGAGCTCCTCATCGTTCACCACGACCGCCCCGCCGAGCACATCGGAGTGCCCGCCCAGATACTTCGTGGCGGAGTGCACGACGACGTCGGCGCCCAGCGACAGCGGCTGCTGAAGGTACGGCGACGCGAAGGTGTTGTCGACGACGACGATCACGCCGGCCTCGTGGCCGATCGCGGCGAGCGCCTCGATGTCGGTGATCTTCAGGAGCGGATTGCTCGGGGTCTCAAGCCACAGCACGCGCGTCTTTCCGGGCCTGATGGCGGCGCGCACCGCATCCGCATCGCTCATCTCGACGGTGCTCAACTCGATGCCCCACGGCACGAAGAGCCTGTTGACGAGGCGGTGCGTGCCCCCGTACACGTCGTTGCCCATGAGCACGTGGTCACCCGTTTTGAGCAGGCTGCGCAGCAGTGCGTCTTCTGCGGCGAGGCCGGAGGCGAAGCTGAACGCCTTCGAGCCGCCCTCGAGCGAGGCGAGCAGCTCCTGCAGGGAATCGCGCGTCGGGTTGCCGCCGCGCGCGTATTCGTAGCCGTTACGGAAGCCGCCGATGCCGTCCTGCACGAACGTGGAGCTCATGTAGATGGGCGGGATGATGGCGCCCGTCGTCGGGTCGAAGGCCTGTCCGGCGTGGATGGCGCGGGTCGAGAAGTCGTTCACTGTGTGTCCTTAAGCGAGGAGAAAGTCGAGGAGGCTGCGGCGGCTGAGCAGCCCGAGCGGCTTGCCGCCGGCGAGCGCCAACAGCACGGTGCCGCCGGATGCGTCGAAGGCCGCACGCGCGGCGTCGAGAGACTGGGTGGCGCCCACCACGGGCAGGGGCTGCCCGATGTGCTCGGCGAGGGTGTCGTCGAGTCGACCCCGATCGCCCGCGACGAGGTCGAGCAGTTCGGCCTCGCCTACCGAGCCCAGCACCTGGCCGAGCACGACGGGCGGCTCGGCGGAGACGACGGGGAGCCGATCGAGGCCGTGCTCCCCCAGACTGCGGATGGCGTCGCGCACCGTGTCTTCGGGGCGGAGGTGCGGCATCCGACCGCCTGTCTCCCCGATGACATCGGTGACGCTCGGGCCGTCGACGGCTTCGGCGAAGCCGTGCGAGTCCATCCAGCCCTTGTTGAAGATCTTGCCCAGGTAGCCGCGCCCGCCGTCGGGCAGCAGCACGACCACGACGGCGTCGGCCGGCAGCTCACGGGCGGCCTTGAGCGCCGAGACGACGGCCATGCCGCTGGAACCGCCGACGAGCAGACCCTCCTCGAGCGCTAGCCGCAGCGTCATGTCGAAGGCCTCGGCGTCGCTGACGGCGATGATCTCGTCGACCTGCTGGGGGTCGTAGGCAGTCGGCCAGAAGTCCTCGCCGACACCCTCCACCAGATAGGGCAGCCCGTCTCCGCCCGAGTACACGGAGCCCTCCGGGTCGCTGCCGATGACGTGTACTCGACCCTCCGACACCTCCTTGAGGTACCGGCCCGTGCCGCTGATGGTGCCGCCCGTTCCGACGCCGGCGACGAAGTGCGTGATCTCGCCCTCGGTGTCGCGCCAGATCTCGGGGCCTGTCGTCTCGTAGTGGCTGAGCGGGCCGTTCTGGTTCGCGTACTGGTTGGGCTTGAAGGCACCGGGGATCTCGCGGGCGAGCCTGTCGCTGACGCTGTAGTACGACTCGGGGCTGTCGGGGGCGACGGAAGTGGGGGTCACGACGACCTCGGCACCGTACGCCTTGAGCACGTTGCGCTTGTCTTCGCTGACCTTGTCGGGGCAGACGAACACGCAACGGTAGCCGCGCTGTTGCGCGACGAGGGCGAGGCCGACGCCCGTGTTGCCCGAGGTCGGCTCGACGATCGTGCCGCCGGGCTTCAGCTCGCCGGATGCCTCGGCAGCATCGATGATGCGCACGGCGATTCGATCCTTGGAGGAGCCGCCCGGGTTGAGGTACTCGACCTTGACGAGAACAGTCGCCTCGATGCCCTCCGTCACCTTGTTGAGCCGAACGAGGGGTGTGTTTCCGACCAGATCGAGGACGGTCTCTGCAAACTTCATAGTCTCGCCAATCTACCAGCGGGGGCTCCGTCATCACCGTGAGATCTGACATCCGGATGCACGGGGCTGCGATACTGGATGCACTCACATGATTCGTTCACCAACAGTGAGATAACTTGTAAGTACAACTGTGTGGCCTCGGCCGCATTCCGCCATTCCCGCCGCACTGCGAGAACAGCACGAACAGGTGGCCCCGCCGAGAGGCAGGGGTCGGCACGCGTCTGATCCGCAGTCCGACTGACAGGACAGCATCCGTGGCCCGCAGCGACACCCCCACACCCGACGACTCGACGCAGAACGAATCGACGCAGGGCCTTCCGCCCTCGGCGAAGAAGCTCACCGTCAAGCAGGAGCGAGAGCAGCGCCGCCTCGCCAAGGTGGAGGCGTTCAAGAAGAAGCAGGCGCGGGCGCAGCGCAACCGTGTCATCGCGATCACGCTGAGCTCGGTCGCCGCCGTCGCCGTCGTGGCCCTCATCGTCACGATCGTCGTCACCAGCGGCACCCCCAAGCGCAACCCCGCCGACATCAGCATCGAAGGCGTGCAGACCTGGAGCGATGTCGACTACACGCACGTCGACACGGTCGTCGACTACGAGGGCCTGTACGGCATGAACCCGCCCGCCGGCGGCAGCCACAACCCGGCCTGGCTGAACTGCGGCATCTACGACCAGCCGCAGCAGAACGAGAACGCCACGCACGCGCTCGAGCACGGAGCCGTCTGGGTCACCTACGACGCGAACGCCGTCACGGGTGACGATCTCGAAACCCTGAAGGATGCGCTGCCCAGCAGCTACGTGATCCTCTCGCCGTACGAGGGCCTCGACTCCCCCGTCGTCGCCTCCGCCTGGGGCGCCCAGGTGAAGCTCGACGGCGTCGACGACACGCGCCTGGCCGACTTCATCGAGAAGTACTGGCAGGCGGGCGACGTGCCCGAGCCGGGCGCCCGCTGCGACGGCGCCATCGACGGGCCGGGCAAGATTGCCTGACCCCCTCGAAGCTGAGATCGACGCCACGGAGCCGCGTAGGCGCTCCTGGCTGAGCACGCGGTTCGTCGTCGCCATCATCCTCGGCGCTACCCTGCTCGTGGCCGTCGCATTCACGGTCGGCCGGGCATCCGCCCCCGTCACCGTCGACCCGACGACGACGAGCGCTGAAGCCGGATTCGCGCGCGACATGCAGACGCACCACCTGCAGGCCGTCGCCATGTCGCTCATCGTGCGCGACGAGACGGACGACCCCGAGATCCGGCTGCTGGCCTACGACATCGCCACCGCGCAGCAGCAGCAGGCGGGGCAGATGTTCGCCTGGCTGGAGGTGTGGGGCCTGCCGCAGGCGGCGCCGGAACCCAGCATGACCTGGATGTCGCGCCCCCTGCTCGACGGCAGCGTGCACGACCACGGCGGCGCATCCGACGCCCCCTCGCACGAGCCGGGCGCGCCCATGCCCGGGCTCGCGACGGCCGAGCAGATGGCGACGCTCAAGACGCTGAGCGGCGTCGAGGCCGAGAAGTACTTCCTCGAACTCATGATCGCCCACCACCAGGGCGGCGTCGAGATGGCCGAAGCCGTGCTCGTGCGCAGCGACGAACGCGTCGTCACCAGGCTCGCCGCGGGCATGGTCACAGTGCAGCAGAAGGAGATCGACTACATGAACGATCTCCTCGCCGAGCGCAGCTAGCGGCAGCGGCTCAGCGGCCGCATTTCAACGGCGGCGTTTCGGCGGCCGCGGCTCAGTGCTTCAGCGGCGGCCGAAGATGCCGAGCAGCCGCCCGACGAGCTGGCCCGCGACGCGTGCCTCCGTCTCGACCACAACCTCGGGGATGAACGCGATGTTCAGGCATCCCTTGCAGAGCGCGATCGTGCGGTGCTCGGCCAGACCGGTGCCGTAGTACGGGTTCGTCGTGACGGTCATGCCGGAGGAGCACGACGGGCACACCAGGTCGGTGTCGTCGCTGTGCAGCGCCGAATGGCGTGCGTCGGCGGATGCGGCGGGGCGAGCGGATGCGGGCAGCGTGACAGACATGCGGGTACTCGTTTCGGGTATGCGAGCGCCGGCGACATTTCGGGTGCCGCGGCGCGACAGTGGGTCGAACAGGGTGAGCACGGGGGTGTGCTCGGGCTCAGCCGACGGTATTTCGGGTACCGACGGTTCGTGCCCTGGTACTGCAACCTGGACCGGTGGGGATCTTTTCGGGAGAACCCCACCTGCCATCATCGCCTCCAGCACGCCACCACGGCAGCCCCCGAACGGGGCACGGCGGCTCCTCCCGCTGCACGATCACGCGGGGCTGTCGCAGCGGCTGTGGTTTGTCGCGACGGCTGCAGAACGTTCTGCAGCCGTCGCGACAAACCACAGCCGTCACGGCGGCCGGATGCGCAGGGCCGCTTGGTACGCTGAGAAGCCTGAGAGAGCAGGAGATCAGCATGCCCGAGGCGCCGCACGCCGCCGTTCCTGGCGAGGTTC
Coding sequences within it:
- a CDS encoding L-ribulose-5-phosphate 4-epimerase; the protein is MSTFTPEVEAAIAATRDEVAALHSELTRYGLVIWTGGNVSGRVPGAELFVIKPSGVLYDDLAPENMILCTLDGEVVPGTPGSERSPSSDTAAHAYVYRNMPEVGGVVHTHSTYATAWAARGEEIPCVITAMADEFGGPIPVGPFAIIGDDSIGRGIVATLTGHRSRAVLMQNHGPFTIGRDARDAVKAAVMVEDVARTVHLAREAGELIPLPQQAIDSLFDRYQNVYGQPEGTA
- the araB gene encoding ribulokinase, translated to MSASERHVIGVDYGTLSGRAVVVRVSDGAELASATLDYPHAVMDTTLAASGATLPPEWALQVPADYVAVLRTAVPEAVAKAGIDPSSVIGIGTDFTASTPLPVLADGTPLNELPEYETNPHAYVKLWKHHAAQGQADRINELAAARGEAWLPRYGGLISSEWEFAKGLQLLEEAPELYERMDHWVEAADWIVWQLTGSYVRNACTAGYKGIWQDGEYPSREFLGALNPAFAGFADDKVAHEIGQLGDAAGTLSAQAAAWTGLPEGIAVAVGNVDAHVTAPAAQAVEPGQMLAIMGTSTCHVMNSDVLAEVPGMCGVVDGGIVSGLYGYEAGQSGVGDIFAWYVKNQVPASHHEAADAAGKSIHQYLTDLAAEHPVGAHGLVALDWHSGNRSVLVDHELSGVVVGATLTTRPEEVYRALLEATAFGTRKIVETFNASGVPVTEFVVAGGLLKNAFLMQTYSDILRMPISTIASEQGPALGSAIHAAVAAGAYPDVRAAGAAMGKVTRDAYTPNEAAADAYDELYADYELLHDYFGRGANDVMKRLKRRRREALA
- a CDS encoding LacI family DNA-binding transcriptional regulator, which encodes MEPEKVRAPNIRDVARLAGVSYQTVSRVLNDSPNIKPSTRQRVIDVIDDLGYRPNQAARALVTNRSRTIGVLAGDTAHYGPTTSVHAIEIAAREAGYRVTITNSSSDYEALRAGLDHLRRQSVEAIIVIAPQLRVFDAISDMGLTIPFVTLDSTRHDSSHSVSVDQFSGGRMATRHLIDIGHTEIEHLAGPQDWIEADARMRGFLHEVREADLATRPPILGDWTAAFGYHAGLELLGNRDFTAVFCANDQMALGVIHAFHEHRVRVPEDVSVIGFDDVPDAAHFWPPLTTVRQDFAEIGRRSMAILLDELEGTATATHEQIAPELVLRASTAPPR
- a CDS encoding MFS transporter — its product is MTSAPDRAPGIFGAQYLWTTIGALALVFLNAFENLAVTTVMPVVSAALGGSSLYALAFAAPLAAGVIGLVAGGNWSDRSGPAAPMYVSGALFVLGLLLAGTAQTMGMVVVGRLVQGFGGGAISVALYVIVARIYPPDLHQKIFAGFAAAWVVPSLVGPVLAGLVAQYVSWHWVFLGVVGLVLGAIVLMVPAVRGLPPQAEREHPEPWAFGRIGWAVLTAAAVLALNLSQEAPDAAAAVIALVSVVVALLALRPLVPRGTLSARRGLPTVILVRGFVAAAFFGAEVYIPYLLIDEYSFDPALAGLALTGSALAWAGTSWLQGRLGDRLSDVLSVRLGSALVLAGILIAVATAAWLLSPLVIMLGWLLGAGGMGLMYPRLSTMTLARSTPQNQGFNSAAVQIADSLGAALALATTGLIVAAFAVFGGATTFAATFVFAAVLALAALIVAGRVAEPSSDTLR
- a CDS encoding cystathionine gamma-synthase, with product MNDFSTRAIHAGQAFDPTTGAIIPPIYMSSTFVQDGIGGFRNGYEYARGGNPTRDSLQELLASLEGGSKAFSFASGLAAEDALLRSLLKTGDHVLMGNDVYGGTHRLVNRLFVPWGIELSTVEMSDADAVRAAIRPGKTRVLWLETPSNPLLKITDIEALAAIGHEAGVIVVVDNTFASPYLQQPLSLGADVVVHSATKYLGGHSDVLGGAVVVNDEELAEKVAFLQFGAGGVSSPMESWLTVRGIKTLAVRMDRHSENAHTIASALEGHPAIERVFYPGLESHPGHDIAARQMRDFGGMLSVALKGGPDAARRFAESTSLFQLAESLGGVESLISYPSEMTHASVKGTELAVPENVIRLSVGIESIGDLLADVLQALDPLS
- a CDS encoding cystathionine beta-synthase — encoded protein: MKFAETVLDLVGNTPLVRLNKVTEGIEATVLVKVEYLNPGGSSKDRIAVRIIDAAEASGELKPGGTIVEPTSGNTGVGLALVAQQRGYRCVFVCPDKVSEDKRNVLKAYGAEVVVTPTSVAPDSPESYYSVSDRLAREIPGAFKPNQYANQNGPLSHYETTGPEIWRDTEGEITHFVAGVGTGGTISGTGRYLKEVSEGRVHVIGSDPEGSVYSGGDGLPYLVEGVGEDFWPTAYDPQQVDEIIAVSDAEAFDMTLRLALEEGLLVGGSSGMAVVSALKAARELPADAVVVVLLPDGGRGYLGKIFNKGWMDSHGFAEAVDGPSVTDVIGETGGRMPHLRPEDTVRDAIRSLGEHGLDRLPVVSAEPPVVLGQVLGSVGEAELLDLVAGDRGRLDDTLAEHIGQPLPVVGATQSLDAARAAFDASGGTVLLALAGGKPLGLLSRRSLLDFLLA
- a CDS encoding DUF3105 domain-containing protein — protein: MARSDTPTPDDSTQNESTQGLPPSAKKLTVKQEREQRRLAKVEAFKKKQARAQRNRVIAITLSSVAAVAVVALIVTIVVTSGTPKRNPADISIEGVQTWSDVDYTHVDTVVDYEGLYGMNPPAGGSHNPAWLNCGIYDQPQQNENATHALEHGAVWVTYDANAVTGDDLETLKDALPSSYVILSPYEGLDSPVVASAWGAQVKLDGVDDTRLADFIEKYWQAGDVPEPGARCDGAIDGPGKIA
- a CDS encoding DUF305 domain-containing protein, whose product is MPDPLEAEIDATEPRRRSWLSTRFVVAIILGATLLVAVAFTVGRASAPVTVDPTTTSAEAGFARDMQTHHLQAVAMSLIVRDETDDPEIRLLAYDIATAQQQQAGQMFAWLEVWGLPQAAPEPSMTWMSRPLLDGSVHDHGGASDAPSHEPGAPMPGLATAEQMATLKTLSGVEAEKYFLELMIAHHQGGVEMAEAVLVRSDERVVTRLAAGMVTVQQKEIDYMNDLLAERS